One window of Mesorhizobium sp. PAMC28654 genomic DNA carries:
- a CDS encoding cytochrome c-type biogenesis protein, whose translation MKRATASTFSLASLVLLLMLLFSGVAQAVKPDEVLADPGLEARARALSEGLRCMVCQNQSIDESDADLARDLRVLVRQRIVAGDTDQQVMDYIVSRYGEFVLLKPRFEPRTALLWGAPVVLLLAGGIFIVLTTRSRRSIATKSLTAEEQATLDTILRRD comes from the coding sequence ATGAAGCGCGCCACCGCAAGCACGTTTTCGCTGGCGTCGCTCGTCCTGTTGCTGATGCTGTTGTTTTCCGGCGTGGCGCAGGCGGTGAAGCCGGATGAGGTCCTGGCGGATCCCGGGTTGGAAGCCAGGGCGAGGGCGCTTTCGGAAGGCTTGCGCTGCATGGTCTGCCAGAACCAGTCGATCGACGAATCAGATGCCGACCTTGCTCGCGATCTGCGCGTTCTCGTCCGCCAGCGCATCGTTGCCGGCGACACCGACCAGCAAGTGATGGACTATATCGTCTCCCGCTACGGTGAGTTCGTGCTTTTGAAGCCGCGCTTCGAACCGCGCACCGCCCTTCTTTGGGGCGCCCCGGTTGTCCTTCTGCTGGCCGGAGGCATTTTCATCGTCCTGACCACCCGGTCTCGTCGCTCCATTGCGACGAAATCATTGACCGCGGAAGAACAGGCGACACTCGACACTATTTTGCGCCGGGACTGA
- a CDS encoding heme lyase CcmF/NrfE family subunit, whose amino-acid sequence MVETGHFALVLAFALALVQMVVPMFGARSNNQRMMAVGGPVAVTGFALTALSFVALAIAYARSDFSVASVWENSHSLQPMIYKITGTWGNHEGSMLLWVLILTFFGALVAAFGTNLPVTLRANVLAVQGAIGAAFFLFILATSNPFTRLNPAPIEGRDLNPILQDLGLAIHPPLLYLGYVGFSICFSFSVAALIEGRIDASWARWVRPWTLVAWMFLTGGIAMGSYWAYYELGWGGFWFWDPVENASFMPWLAGTALLHSAIVMEKRSALKIWTLLLAILTFSLSLLGTFLVRSGVLTSVHAFATDPTRGVFILCILTLFIGGSLALFALRASRLTSGGLFHPISREGAIVLNNLFLTTATATVLIGTLYPLAVESFSSDKISVGAPFFNLTFGPLMVPLLVMVPFGPLLAWKRGDIFGVAQRLMAAFAAALLATLVTALFIDGSSVFAALGAGLAFWLVFGALTDLAVKSGIGNVGASVALRRFLGLPRSVFGTALAHLGLGLTTLGIVGTLCFGTEKILSMHPGETVELSGHTLRFVGLHPAQGPNFSEDRGRFEIIGVGGSAVGEISSAKRFYPVRQMTTTESGIKTMGLSQLYISLGDEGSDGAVVVRIWWKPLVTLIWGGGLVMMAGAAMSLMDRRLRVGAPARRKQARTAPSPSPS is encoded by the coding sequence TGCCGATGTTCGGCGCGCGGTCCAACAACCAGCGCATGATGGCCGTTGGCGGCCCGGTCGCGGTGACCGGCTTTGCCTTGACCGCGCTGTCTTTCGTCGCGCTGGCGATCGCCTATGCCCGCTCTGATTTCTCGGTGGCGAGCGTCTGGGAAAATTCGCATTCGCTGCAGCCGATGATCTACAAGATCACCGGCACCTGGGGCAATCACGAAGGCTCTATGCTGCTCTGGGTGCTGATCCTGACCTTCTTCGGCGCCCTCGTTGCTGCCTTCGGCACCAATCTTCCCGTCACGCTTCGCGCCAATGTGCTGGCCGTGCAGGGCGCGATCGGTGCTGCCTTCTTCCTGTTCATCCTGGCAACATCCAATCCCTTCACTAGGCTCAACCCGGCGCCTATCGAAGGCCGCGACCTCAATCCGATCCTGCAGGATCTCGGCCTCGCCATTCATCCGCCGCTGCTCTATCTCGGCTATGTCGGCTTCTCGATCTGCTTTTCCTTCTCGGTAGCGGCACTCATCGAAGGTCGCATCGACGCTTCCTGGGCGCGCTGGGTCCGGCCATGGACATTGGTCGCCTGGATGTTCCTGACCGGCGGCATCGCCATGGGTTCCTACTGGGCCTACTATGAATTGGGCTGGGGTGGTTTCTGGTTCTGGGACCCGGTCGAGAACGCCTCGTTCATGCCGTGGCTGGCGGGGACGGCGCTGCTCCATTCGGCGATCGTCATGGAAAAGCGCTCAGCCCTGAAGATCTGGACGCTGCTCCTGGCCATCCTGACTTTCTCGCTGTCGCTGCTCGGAACCTTCCTGGTGCGCTCCGGCGTGCTGACATCGGTCCACGCCTTCGCCACCGATCCGACGCGAGGCGTCTTCATCCTTTGCATACTGACGCTGTTCATCGGCGGGTCGCTGGCACTGTTCGCGCTTCGCGCTTCCCGACTGACGTCAGGCGGCCTCTTTCATCCGATCTCGCGCGAAGGCGCGATCGTCCTCAACAATCTGTTCCTCACGACGGCCACGGCGACAGTGCTCATCGGCACGCTCTACCCGCTGGCCGTCGAATCCTTCTCGTCCGACAAGATTTCGGTCGGTGCACCGTTCTTCAACCTTACGTTCGGGCCGCTGATGGTGCCCTTGCTGGTCATGGTGCCGTTCGGGCCGCTGCTTGCCTGGAAACGCGGTGACATTTTTGGCGTGGCCCAGCGCCTGATGGCGGCCTTCGCGGCCGCACTTCTGGCAACGCTGGTGACGGCGTTGTTCATCGATGGGTCTTCGGTGTTCGCGGCTCTTGGCGCCGGGCTGGCCTTCTGGCTGGTCTTTGGCGCTCTCACGGATCTCGCCGTCAAGTCGGGGATCGGCAATGTCGGGGCGAGCGTCGCGCTCAGGCGATTCCTTGGCTTGCCGCGCTCGGTCTTCGGCACGGCACTCGCCCATCTCGGCCTTGGACTGACCACGCTCGGCATTGTCGGCACGCTCTGCTTCGGCACCGAGAAGATACTTTCCATGCATCCCGGTGAAACCGTGGAACTGTCGGGCCATACGCTGCGCTTCGTCGGACTTCATCCGGCCCAGGGTCCCAATTTCAGCGAGGATAGGGGCCGGTTCGAAATCATCGGGGTGGGTGGCAGCGCGGTTGGCGAAATCAGCTCGGCCAAACGCTTCTACCCGGTCCGCCAGATGACAACGACGGAATCGGGCATCAAGACCATGGGGTTAAGCCAGCTCTACATTTCGCTCGGCGACGAGGGGAGTGACGGGGCGGTCGTTGTCCGTATCTGGTGGAAGCCGCTGGTGACGCTGATCTGGGGCGGAGGATTGGTAATGATGGCGGGTGCGGCGATGTCGCTGATGGACCGTCGCCTGCGCGTTGGTGCGCCCGCCCGCCGCAAGCAGGCGCGCACCGCGCCCTCGCCGAGCCCGTCATGA